The Rhodothermales bacterium genome contains the following window.
TCCGACGAGGGCGTTTTCGTCGTTCGGGTTCACGCGGAGGGTCTGGCTGTCCAGGGCAATCATGCGGCGCCAAGCCGCACGGGCACGGGCCTCCTCGCCGTCTCGGAAGTAGGCCTCTGCCAGGTACGCCCACGTCTCCGCATCCGTGCTGTCGATGGCAAGCGCGCGCTCGTGCATCCGCGCCGCCTGCGCGTAGTCCCGGTTCCGCGCGTGGATCTGCCCGATGTTTTTGTACGCGCTCGCCGTCGGGCCGGTCGCGGAAGGGTTGACCTCGGCGGCCCGCCGGTACCACACCACCGCCGAGTCGAGCCGGCCGAGGTTGTGATACTGAGCACCGACATTGTTGTAGCCCCACGGGTTGTCCGGCCGGAGCTCGACCACGCGACGGTAGACCGACAGCGCCTCCTCGTGGCGGCCTTGCACGTGGTAGAAGAAGCCGAGGCTGTTGTAAAACGCCCAGTACCCCGGCTTGAGCGCGATGGCTTTGCGGTACGCCGCTTCGGCGTCTTCGGGGCGGCCGAGGTAGTAGTAGGTGGCCGCGAGGTGGCGGTGCGCCTCGGCGTTCGTGGAGTCGAGCGCGAGGGCACGGCGCAGTTCGCGCTCGGCCGCCTCGTAGCGTCCCGTGCCTTTGTACACGATGCCGAGTGTGACGCGGACCGGCGCGAGGTCGCCCCCGAGCGCAGCGGCCCGCTCACCGGCCTCCGACGCTCGCTCCACCCACTGCGGATCGCGGGTCGCCTCGTAGCGACGCCAGTAGGCCTCGCCCAGCCCAGCCCACGCGAGCGCGTAGCTGCTGTCGGCTTCGATGGCCCGTCGGAACAGCCGGACCGCACTGTCGATGTTCCGTTCGTCCTCGTAGCGCTGGAGGTAGCCGCGGGCCTGGGTGTAGTAGTCGAACGCGCCGGGGTCCGAGGTTCCGCCGGCCCGGAGCGCGCGCTCGGCCGCCGTGCTTAGTTCGAGGTCGAGGAGCGCGGCGAGGATGAGCGCGACGCTGTCCTGCAGCGCCAGCACGTCTGCCATCGACTTGTCGAGGATGCGGCTGCCGAGTCGGCGGCCCGCGTCGGCGTCGTAGAGGTCGAGCGTGAGGCGGACCCGCTCGGCGGCGCGCTGCACGCTCCCGCTCACCACGAGATTCGCCCCGAGCGTACGCGCCGCCTCACTCGGCGTACTCACCTTGGCCGCTAGCGCCTCAGCCGTGGGAAGGACGGAGAGCCGGTCGGCGAACTGCTCCATCCCACTCAGCGTCGCCCCAATCGTATAGGCCAGCCCGTCGATAAACGCCTGGTTGGCGGGGTCGCCCCCGATGTTGGCGAACGGCAGCACGGCGACGTCCCGCGCCTCGGCACCGTCCTCGCTCGATCCCGACCCGAACCACACGAACGCCGCGATGAGGGTGACGAGCGCGAGCACTCCCACGCCCGCCCACGCCGGGAAATGGAATCGCCGACGCGTCGCGACGGCCCCGCCCCGCTGCACCGCTTCGAGGTCGGCGAGGACGGCCTGCCCGTCGGGATAGCGCGCCGCCGGGTCCTTTTCGAGGCAGCGGGCCACGACGCGAGCGAGCGCCTCCGGCACCGCGGCGGCGAGGGGTGGCGGCTCCTCGTTGAGCAGGCTGTAGACGACGGCCTGCTCGTAGGCCCCGCGAAACGGCCGCGCCCCGCTGAGCATCTCGTAGAGCACGACGCCGAGCGCCCACACGTCGGCTCGGGCATCAACGGCGTCGCCGCGCGCCTGCTCCGGGCTCATGTAGGCGACGGTGCCGACGGTCGCGCCCCCCTTCGTGAGATGGACGTCCGCCACCTTCGCCACGCCGAAGTCGACGAGCTTCACGACGCCCTCGGGCGTGACGAGGACGTTGGCCGGCTTCACGTCGCGGTGGACGATCCCGGCGGTGTGCGCCCGCGCGAGCGCCCGCGCGAGCTGGACGGCGAGATCGAGCGCTTCGCTTGGGGCCAGCGGCCCCCGCTCGATCCGGCGGTGGAGCGTCTCGCCGGGGACGAACGCCATCGCGATGAACAGCAGCCCGTCTTCGGTCTCGCCGACGTCGTGGACCGTGCAGATGTTGGGGTGGTCGAGGGCGGACGCCGCCCGCGCTTCGGCGCGGAGCCGCTCGGCCGCATCGGCGTCACCGTGGAGGAGCGGCGGCAGGAACTTCAGCGCGACGGGCCGGCGGAGTCGGACGTCTTCGGCGCGGTAGACCACGCCCATCCCGCCGCGCCCGATCGCGTGCGAGACGGCGTAGTGCGAGACCGTCCGCCCGGCCAACCCGTACGGATCCCGCGTCGCGGCGGCCTGCTCGGCGTCGTCGGGCTGCGTCGGGTGGTCGAGTGCAGACATGGGAGAGCCGGGGGTGGACTCGTAGCGGGGCGCGGCATGGATCGGCGAGGCGCCGGCCCCACGCCTTCCGTGCTCGCCCCGTCGCGCGTTGCCGTCGGACGACCCGGCGGGCAGGACGGAGTCAGAGAGCGGGAAGAAATCGCAAGATAGGCGCGGCGGCGGTGTGCTCGTGCGGGAACAGGCGGCGCTCACCCCGCTTCCACCTTGCCCCTACTCCCCGGCTCCCATGACTCGTCACCTCCTCGGCACGCCCATCTCCGACGACCTCGCCACCGAGGCCGAAACGGTCGCCGCCCTCCTCCGCTCCGACGCGCCCCGCGATGAGAAAATCGACCGCGTGGACGACCTCATCATCCGGTTCGTCCAGACCGGCATCGACGCGCACTTCCACGGGCCGGCGCGGCTGTTCGGGCTCAACGCCCTGCTCATTAAAGTGATCGACCTCGCCGCCGCGACGACGCTCCGTGCGCTCAAGACCGCCACGCGCCGCGTGCTCAAGAGCCTCTCCGACGAACAGCTCACCGGCGTCGCCGACGAACTCGAAGACCGCATTTACCACATCGAGGTCGGCGAGGAGTGACGCCGCGCTGGTTCGCGCGTCAGGTCGTCGCGCCGCCGCAGGAGGAGCCGGCGCCGGCGGTGCAGCCGTAGCAGTGGCGGGCCGTGAGGATCTGCCGCGCCTGCCACGCGTCGAGGTCGAAGTCGGCGACGTGGGCGAACGGCACGGCCGCGTCCATCTCCAGCTGCTGGTTGAAGTCGCAGTCGTAGACGCGGCCGTCCCAGCTCACCGAGATCGTGTTCCGGCACATCAGCCCGTCAATCGTGGCGGGGTTGAACGCGTTGACGAGGCGCTCCATATACGCCTCCGTCATCCCCTTCTCCAGCAGCCACTCGAGGTAGCGCGACATCGGCATGTTGTTGAGCGCGAAGAGCCGGTCGAACGACACGCCGTGGTTCTTCGCGAGCGCCGCCTTCCACTCCTCCTCCAGCGAGCCCTGGCTGCCCGCGAGGAACGCGCCGACGGGGTTCGTGACGAGCGTGAGCACGCGGTCGGGGTCGCCCTGTCCGTAGCCCGCCGCGTTGAGCCGGCGGAGCGCTTCGATGGACTTGACGTAGGTCCCGTCGCCGCGCTGCGCGTCGGTGCCGAGCTTGCGGTAGTGCGGGAGCGAGCACGCGACCTCGACGCCGCGCTCCGCCATCCATTCGGGGAGGTGCTGGTAGCGGCGGACGAGCAGGATTGTGAGGTTGCACCGGTCGATGACGTGGAGCCCGCGCGCCACACACTCGTCGACGAGGTACTCGAAGTGCGGGTTGAGCTCCGGCGCGCCGCCCGTGAGGTCGACGGTGTGCGCCCCGCTCGCGTCGATCGCCCGGAGGCAGGCGTCGACGGTGGCGCGGTCCATGTTCTCGTCGGTGCGGTCCGGTCCCGAATCAACGTGGCAGTGCCGGCACGTCATGTTGCAGAGCTTGCCGATGTTGATCTGGAAGATCTCCAGAGCGGCGGGCGTGAGCGTGGGCCACCCGCTCGCGGCGAGGTCGGCGTCGAAGTCGCCGGTGCCGGTCGGCCCGCCGGTGAGCGCGACGGCGTCGAGCGCGTGGAACTGCTCGGCGGGCTCAGCGAGGGGCGTGCGGCGGGCGTGGAGGCTCGTCGTCCGCTTCGGGCCGGTCTCGGGCGAGTCCAGCATCAGCTCGCGGCTGAGAACGGTCAGGTCGATGAAGCCGGTGTCGGCGATGCTCATGGGAGAAGGTGGGGGTGGAATAAGGGGATCGGGGAAGATCGGGCCGAGCGGCGAGCGCAGACAGGCCAATCGGTGTCCGGCCGTTGCTCACAACCTACGCGCGGCTACATCATCTTCGCCTTCGCGTGCTCCAGCATCTGCACGCCGTGCACGAGCGAGGCCCCGCCGCGAATCGCCGTAGCGACGTGGACGGCCTCCGTCATCTGCTCCAGGTCCGCACCTTTTTCGAGCGATTCCGACGTGTAAGCGTCGATGCAGTACGGGCACTGCACGGTGTGGGCGACGGCGAGCGCGATCAGCGCCTTCTCGCGGGCCGAGAGCGCACCGTCCTCGAACACCTTGCCGTAGTAGCTGAAGAACGCATCGGCGAGCGGCTGGCTGCCTTCAGCGATGTCGCCGAATTTGGCGAGGTGCGCGGGCTTGTAGTAGGTGTCCATGAGGGGTCCGTTGAGGGCGGGTACGGCCGGCCGGAAGCCGGCGGATGCGGGAGGGCCTTTGTCGCAACAAGCGTCGTGGAGGTTCCGCGGCCTTTCTCAATAAAGCACCACATTCGCCGTTCCGCTGCCCCGCCTCCGTGTAAGACCGGGCAGCGGAACGGGTTTCGGTAGCCGGAAAACAATCCCGACGCGCGAAGGCACCGCCCGCTCCCCCTCCGCCCTGCGCGGCGCTCGATCGCCGAGTTTCCTAGGGCATTCGGAATGCTCGCGTTCCTATTCCGGGGCTTGTCGAGACACGTAGGCAAGGTCCCTCGAATCGGCGGGCTCCTTGTCGGAGGACGCTCGTTCCGCACTCCCTGCGGCAGCCTCATGCCGTTACGTACCCGTCGCCCTTCGAAAGCCCCTGGCTCGCCGATAACTGCATTCATTCCGCCTCCTCCCTTGCTTCCCCCCTCCCCCGTGACCATCAGCAGCGAAGAGGCGAGCCGTCTCCTGAGCGAGACGATCCAGGACCTCGTCTGCCTCCACGAGCCCGACGGCACCTATCTCTGGGTCAGCCCGTCGTGCCGGGACCTCCTCGGCTACGACCCCGGCGAACTCATCGGCACGCCCCACCTCGCCCTGGTCCACCCTCAGGACCAGCAGGCCGCTCAGGCGCAACGGAGTGAATCCGCGCTCGACGGCGCGGTACCGAGCGTAGCCGCATCGGGCATGGCCGAATACCGCATCCGCCGCAGAGACGGGGACTACGTCTGGTTCGAGACCCGAACGCGCACGATCCGGGGCGACGACGGCGAGGTCCTCCGTCTCCAGACCAACTCCCGCGACGTGACCGAGCGCCGGCGGGCCGCCGACGAGCTCCGCCGCTCCGAGGAGCTCCTCGGCAGCGTGCTCGCCTCCTCCCTCGACGGCGTGATGGCGTTCGACAGCGTCCGCGACGACGAAGGCCACGTCGTCGACTTCACCTTCCGCCTCGTCAACCCCGCGGCCGAGGCCGCCGTCGGGCGCAGCAGCGCGGACCTCATCGGGAAGCGGCTGCTGGAGGAGCTGCCCGGCAACCGCGACGAAGGCCTCTTCGACATGTACTGCGAGGTCGTCGAGACGGGCGAGCCTCAGAGCGCGGAGTTCTTCTACGATCACGACGGCATCCGGGCGTGGTTTCAGAACACGGCCGTGAAGCGGGGCGACGGGTTCGCCGTGACCTTCCGCGTCGTGACCGAGCAGAAAGAGGCCGAGGAGACCCTCCGCAAGAGCGAGGAGCGCCTCCGCCTTCTCCTCCAGGTCACCTCCCACCAATCCGGCACCCTTGACGAGCAGATCCACGAGGCCCTCGGGCTCGCTACCGGCCTGCTCGACCTCGATATCGGGATCCTCAGCCAGGTCGAGGACGGGATCTACACCGTCTCCCACGTCTTCGCGCCGGAGACGGAGCTAGCCCCGGGGCAGACGTTCGCGCTCGGGCAGACGTACTGCAGCCTCACGCTCGACCGGGACGGGCTCGTCGCCGTCGACCACATGGGTAGCTCCGAGTACAGCGGGCACCCGTGCTACCACGCGTTCGGGCTGGAAGCCTACATCGGCATGCCGATCCAGGTCGGAGGCCGGCTCTACGGCACGCTCAACTTCTCCAGCCCGGCTGCCCGCCCTCGCCCGTTCACCGACCTCGACCGGAATTTCCTCCTCCTCCTCGGCCGCTGGCTCAGCCATGCCATCGAGCAGCAACGGAACGGCGATGCCCTCCGGCGGAGCGAGGAGAACCTCGCCTCCGCCCAGCGCATTGCCCACCTCGGGAGCTGGGAGTGGGATCTCCAGACGGGCGCCCACGCGTGGTCCGACGAGCTCTACCGGCTCTACGGTCTCGACCCGGATGATCCGCCCGCGGACCTCGCCGCCGCCGCCGTCCGGGGCGCGCACCCTGAGGACCGGCCCCTCGTCGAGTTTGAATTCGAGACCGTCCTCAACACCCCGCCCGAAGAGGCCGGGATCCCCACGCGGCCAGCCTTCGAGTACCGCATCCCGGCGGAAGACGGGTCGCTCCGCTATGTCCGGTGCCTCAGCCGGACCGTCCTCGACGAGCGCGGCGGCTTCACCGCGATCGGCACCGTGCAGGACGTGACGGAGGAGAAGAAGAACGAGCAGCTCAAGAACGAATTCATCTCGATCGTAAGCCACGAGCTGCGAACGCCGCTAACCTCTATCGCCGGCTCCCTCCGGCTGATTGCGTCGCAGACGGCCGGGGCCGTCTCCGCTCCGGTCCAGGGCATGCTCGACATCGCCCAGCGCAACTCCGACCGCCTCGTCCGCCTCATCAACGACATCCTCGACGTGCAGAAGGTCGAGGCGGGCGGGCTCCGGCTGCAACTGGAGCCGCACGCGCTGGCGGACCTCCTCGCCTCCGCCGTCGAGGCGAACGCGGGCTACGGCGAGCGCCGCGAAGTGCAACTCGTGCTCCACCCGGTCCCCGACGTCGAGGTCCGCGCCGACAGCGACCGCTTCATGCAGGTCATGGCGAACCTCCTCTCGAACGCCATGAAGTTCTCGCCGGCGCAGGGCGAGGTCGCGGTGACCGCTCGGGCCACGAATGGCGGCGTACGCATCGAAGTGACGGACCACGGGCCAGGTATCCCCGCCGCGTTCCACAGCCGTCTCTTCGACCCGTTCGCGCAGGCCGACAGCTCCTCCACCCGGAACAAGGAAGGGACCGGCCTCGGCTTGAACATCGCGAAGTCGCTCGTGGAGCTTCACGGTGGCCGCATCGGGTTCGAGACGGAGATCGGTGTCGGTACCACGTTCCACATCGACCTCCCGGCCGAGGCCCGGCAGTCGCCCGGCGAGGAGCCGACGTGGGCCCGCATCCTCGTCGTCGAGGACGACACGGGTGCCGCCCACCTCATGAGCATGATCCTGCGGCAGGACGGATTCCTAGTCGACACGGCCGGCACCATCGAGGCCGCCCGCGGCTGCCTCGCCGAACGCCGCTACGCCGCCCTCACCCTCGACCTCCGCCTCCCCGACGGGGACGGACTCACCCTCCTGAGCGAGGTCCGGGCCCAGACCCCGACGCTCCCCGTCGTCGTCGTGTCCGTCGAGGCGGACATCCGCCGGCGCGCGCTCGAAGGCACCGCGATCCCGCTCGTCGACTGGCTCGACAAGCCGTTCCGCAGGAAGCGGCTCGTGGACTCCGTGCGCCAGGCGTTGCGTAGCGTCCCGGCTCCCCGCATCCTCCACGTCGAGGACGACGCCGATTGCGCCGCCGTGACGGCCCACATGCTGGCCGGCCTCGGCGAGGTCACGCCCGCGCCGACGCTCGCCGCCGCACGCGCCCTCCTCGCCGCCGAGCGCTTCGACCTCCTCCTCCTCGACCTCGGCCTCCCCGACGGGGACGGCCTAGACCTCCTCGGCACCGCCCTCCCCCTCCCCCCCACCGTGATCTATTCCGCCCGTGAGCCCGGCGAGGTGGAGGGGCTACGTCCCTACGGTGCGATCGTCAAGGGCCGGACCGATGACGCCGAGTTCCTCCGGATCATCCGCGACGCCGTCGGCCGCTACACGGTGCCCGATGCCGGTGCGCTCCCGCGCGGAGCCACCGCCTGAGTTCCCCCTGCTGCCTCCCACCCCACGCCTTCTCCCATGCCCGCTGCCCTCACCAAAATCCTCTGCGCCGAAGACGATCCGGACATCCAGGCCATCATTCGGATGTCGCTGGAGTTCGTCGGCGGCTACACCGTGCGCCTCGTCGACAACGGCCGCGAGGCCCTCGAGCACCTGCCCGACTTCGCCCCGGACCTCCTCCTCCTCGACGTGATGATGCCGGAGATGGATGGCCCCGCCACTCTCAACGCGCTCCGCGCGCGGCCGGAGCTGGCCGGCATCCCCGTCGTCTTCCTCACCGCGAAGACGCAGCAGTCCGAGGTCGAGCAGTACCTCGCGCTCGGCATCGCCGAGGTCATCCAGAAACCCTTCGACCCCCTCACCCTACCCGAGCAGGTGCGCGCCATTTGGGAGCGCTGTTACGCCTGACCCACGGCCGTGTTGGTCGCGTTCGCTGACCGGCACGTGATCGAATACTCGCCGCTGAGTCCCCGCCCTCCCCTCCGGTTGCCCTCTACCACCCGACCCCCACCGTCATGACTGAATACCACCTGCCCTCCAACGCGGCCGTCGCCCAGACGAGCGACTACGCCCGCCGCCTGCCAAGCCGGCTCACCGAAATGGAAATGCTGTGGGACCTCGCCCGAGGCGGCGACGATGCCGCGCTCCACACGCTCCACAAACAAACCCACCAGCTTCGTGGCTCCGCGGGTATGTACGGCTTCAGCCAGCTCGGCGAAGCCGCCCGCGCCCTCGACATCGCCCTCTCCTCCTTCCGATCGGACTCCGCGCCCCTCACCGAGGACTGGACCGAGCGCTTGGACGCGCTCATGACCGCTATGACAGCCAAGGCTCAGGAGCCGCCTACGCTTACCGAGTCGGTGCCGCCTGCGTCACACCCGGCCCACCGGCAGGAGGCCTTGATCCTCGTCGCCGACGACGACCCGGCCATCCGCGACATGCTCTCCCTCTACCTGGAGCAGGAGGGTTTCCTCGTGGTCACGGCAGCGAACGGCACCGAAGCGATAGCTTGCGCCCGCAAGCACAAGCCCGACGTAATGCTGCTCGACCTCGAGATGCCGGAGATGAATGGCACCGAGGTGATGCGGCACCTCCGCAACGGCACCTCCACCTCCCACATCCCCGTCGTCGTGCTCACCTCCCATGACGCGATCGACATCGTCTTGGAGGCGCTCAGCCTCGACATCTGCGGCTACCTCACCAAGCCCACGGAGATCGGCACCGTCGTGAGCAAGGTGTTCGACGTCCTCATGTCCACCGCCTGAGCGGCCGCGCCGAGCGGCTCTAAAACACGAGGATCTGCCGGACGCGCGCGCCGCTCAGCCGCAGCCGCGTATCTACCGTCTGCCGGAACGCCTTCCGCTCGCCCGGCGCCACGTCCCGCACGTCGAGCTTCATCGTCTCGACGGGCTCCACGCCCGGCTCGACGGGCTGGTCGTAGAGCGCGACTTCGACGGTCGCGCTCGAGATCGGCCGCTCCGTCGGGTTGAAGAGCGTGCCGGTGACGACCTGCTTCCCGTCCTCCTCGCGGACCAGCCGGAACCCCTCGACCTCGGCGTCGAGCGGGACGGGTGCTTCCCCGCAGCCCACCGCGACGGCGGCGATCAGGACCATCAGGGCGAGGGCTTGCGCGCGGGGCTTCCAGTTCGTCGCCATCATCGTTCGGGTTGGTTCGTGCAAAGAGACACAACGGGCGGGCGAGCCGCGCCGTGCCGCCACGCGCGCCTCTTCGCCGAAAGCTCTTCGGATCAGCCGTCCACCGGCCGGACCGGCTCGATAGTGAAGCCGACCTCTTCGTCGGCCATCTGCTCGTCGTAGTCGATGTAGACCTCGGTCGGCTGTCCGGTGGCGGGGTCGTACGTCGCGTCCACGCGGGCGGCGTCGCGCGCGAACGCCTCGGCGATGAGCGCGAAGAGGTCGTCCACCGTCTGGTACTCCGTGAGCGGTCGGTCGATGGGCTCGCCCTCGCCTCGGTACGCCACGTCCGCGACCGCGCCGCTGCGCACGGTCACGTCGAACGGGCCGCGATACTGCGGCGGGCAGAAGCAGCTCCGGGTGTACGTGAAGCGGTAGTCGCCGGGGCGCTGCATCTCCCACTTCGCCCGACTCGTGGCGAGGGCCTGCGGGCCGTCGTCGAGTGCGCCGGGCGATGCGGGCTCAGCGTGGAGGGAGTCGGCGCGGACGGGCACGGCGTCGGGCCGGGGCGAGGAGCACGCGGCGAGCGCGAGGACGGCGATGAGGAGCGCGGAGCGGGGCATGGTGGAGACCTCAGCCGAGGTCGTCGAGGTTGGCGCGGAGTTTCTGGAGCTCGGAGGTCGCGTCGGCCGCCTTCTGCCGCTCGCGGGCGACGACGTCCTCGGGCGCCCGGTTGACGAACTGCTGGTTCCGCAGTTTCCGCTCGACGCTGACGAGGAAGCCCTCCTTCTCCTCGATGGCCCGGCCCAGCCGCGCGCGCTCCTCGTCGAGGTCGATCATGCCGGCGAGCGGGACGAACACCTCGTGCGTGCCCCCGGCCGCGCCGACCACGACGGCGGCGCTCGCCTTCGGCTTCGCGAGCCCGGTCCCGACCGTGAGGTCGTCCACGTTCGCGAGCTGGGCGAAGTAGCGCCCGTGCCGCTCGACGGCCTCGACGAGCCCACCCCGTTGTCCGTTGTCGCCGCCGACGCTCACGTGCGCCGCGATCTTCTTTGACGGCGCGACGCCGTACTGGCTCTTGACGCCGCGAATCCCCGAGATCAGCTCCTGCACGAGCGCGAACGTCTGCGCCGCCTCGGCATCGGTCTCCGCTTCGTTCGCCTGCGGCCAGCGCGCGACGATGCACGCCTCGCCCTCAGCGCGCGGGCGGAGCCGGTGCCACAGCTCTTCGGTGATGAATGGCATGAACGGGTGGAGCAGCTTCACCATCTGCTCGTAGACCTCGACGGCGAGGGCGATTTTGTCCTCGTCCATCGCCTCGCCGAACGGCGGCTTGATGAGTTCGAGGTACCAGTCGCAGTAGTCGCGCCAGAAGAGGTCGTAGATGGCGAGCGCCGCCTCGTTCAACCGGTAGCGCTCGACGGCCTCGTCGACGGCCGTGATCGTCTGATTCAACCGTGTGAGGATCCACCGCTCGACGAGTTCGAGTTCGTCGAAGGAGCGCGAGCGACGGTAGTCCTTGCCCTCTTCCATGAAGCGGCCGAAGACGTTGAACGCGTTCCAGATCTTGTTGGCGAAGTTCCGCCCCATCTCGAACTTCGACGGCTCCAGCTTGATGTCCTGGCCCGGCGTGCAGAGCACGTTGAGCGAGAAGCGGACGGCGTCGGCGCCGTACTCGTCGGCCATCTCGAGGGGGTCGATCCCATTCCCGAGCGACTTCGACATCCAGCGGCCCTGCGCGTCCTTGATCATGCCCGTGATGTAGACGTCGCGGTAGGGGACCTCGCCCGTGAAGTGGATCCCGGCCATGATCATCCGGGCGATCCAGAAGAAGAGGATGTCGTAGCCCGAGACGAGGACCGTGCCCGGATAGAACGTCTTCACGTCGGCCGTGTCGTCGGGCCAGCCGAGCGTGGCGAAGGGCCACAGCCACGACGAGAACCACGTGTCGAGCACGTCCTCGTCCTGCACCATGCCGGGTTCGGGCTGCTCGACGGAGACGACGAAGTCGCGGCTCTCGTCGCGCTCGCCATCGGCGTCGGTGTAGTACCAGACCGGAATCCGGTGGCCCCACCAGAGCTGGCGCGAGATCGTCCAGTCGCGGATGTTTTCGAGCCAGCGGAAGTACTCGTTCTGCCAGCGCTCGGGGTAGAACGTCACCTCGCCCGCGCGGACGGCGGCGAGCGCGGGGTCGGCGAGCGGCTTCATCTTGACGAACCACTGCCGCGAGATGAGCGGCTCGATCACGGCCTTCGAGCGCGAGGAGATCGGGACGGTGTTTTTGTACGGCTCGACGCGGTCGAGCAGCCCGGCAGCGTCGAGGTCGGCGACGATCCGCTTGCGCGCCTCGAAGCGGTCGAGCCCTTCGTACGGCCCGCCGTGCTCGTTGATCGTGGCGTCGGGGTTCATGACCGAGATCACGTCGAGCCCGTGGCGCTTGCCGATCTCGAAGTCGTTCTTGTCGTGGCCCGGCGTCACCTTGAGGGCGCCCGCGCCGAACTCGGGGTTCGCGTGCTCGTCGGCCACGATCGGGATATCCCGGTTCATGAGCGGCAGCGTGACCATTTTCCCGACGAGGTCGGTGTAGCGCGCGTCGTCGGGGTGGACGGCGACGGCGGTGTCGCCGAGGAGGGTCTCGGGCCGCGTCGTGGCGATCGTGACGTGCCCGCTGCCGTCGGAGTAGGGGTAGCGGATCCACCACATTTGCCCGTCGCGCTCGACGTTGTCCACCTCCTCGTCGGAGATGGCCGTCATGTTGTCGGGGTCCCAGTTGACGAGGTAGTCGCCGCGGTAGATCAGCCCGTCCTCGTAGAGCCGGACGAAGATGTCCTGCACGACGCGGTTGTAGTGCTCGTCGAGCGTGAACCGCTCCCGACTCCAGTCGCACGAGTCGCCGAGGCGGCGCTTCTGCTGGAGGATGATGCCGCCGAACTCCTCGACGTAGGCCCAGACGTGCTTGAGGAAGGCCTCGCGCCCGATCTCTTTCCGCTCGATCCCCTGCTCGCGCAGCCGCCGCTCGACGACGTTCTGCGTGGCGATGCCGGCGTGGTCCATACCCGGCAGCCAGAGGGCGTTGTAGCCCTGCATCCGGCGCATCCGGGTGAGCGCGTCCTGCACGGCGTCCTGGAGGGC
Protein-coding sequences here:
- the arsS gene encoding arsenosugar biosynthesis radical SAM (seleno)protein ArsS (Some members of this family are selenoproteins.); the encoded protein is MSIADTGFIDLTVLSRELMLDSPETGPKRTTSLHARRTPLAEPAEQFHALDAVALTGGPTGTGDFDADLAASGWPTLTPAALEIFQINIGKLCNMTCRHCHVDSGPDRTDENMDRATVDACLRAIDASGAHTVDLTGGAPELNPHFEYLVDECVARGLHVIDRCNLTILLVRRYQHLPEWMAERGVEVACSLPHYRKLGTDAQRGDGTYVKSIEALRRLNAAGYGQGDPDRVLTLVTNPVGAFLAGSQGSLEEEWKAALAKNHGVSFDRLFALNNMPMSRYLEWLLEKGMTEAYMERLVNAFNPATIDGLMCRNTISVSWDGRVYDCDFNQQLEMDAAVPFAHVADFDLDAWQARQILTARHCYGCTAGAGSSCGGATT
- a CDS encoding response regulator; translated protein: MPAALTKILCAEDDPDIQAIIRMSLEFVGGYTVRLVDNGREALEHLPDFAPDLLLLDVMMPEMDGPATLNALRARPELAGIPVVFLTAKTQQSEVEQYLALGIAEVIQKPFDPLTLPEQVRAIWERCYA
- a CDS encoding arsenosugar biosynthesis-associated peroxidase-like protein, producing MDTYYKPAHLAKFGDIAEGSQPLADAFFSYYGKVFEDGALSAREKALIALAVAHTVQCPYCIDAYTSESLEKGADLEQMTEAVHVATAIRGGASLVHGVQMLEHAKAKMM
- a CDS encoding response regulator — translated: MTEYHLPSNAAVAQTSDYARRLPSRLTEMEMLWDLARGGDDAALHTLHKQTHQLRGSAGMYGFSQLGEAARALDIALSSFRSDSAPLTEDWTERLDALMTAMTAKAQEPPTLTESVPPASHPAHRQEALILVADDDPAIRDMLSLYLEQEGFLVVTAANGTEAIACARKHKPDVMLLDLEMPEMNGTEVMRHLRNGTSTSHIPVVVLTSHDAIDIVLEALSLDICGYLTKPTEIGTVVSKVFDVLMSTA
- a CDS encoding protein kinase — its product is MSALDHPTQPDDAEQAAATRDPYGLAGRTVSHYAVSHAIGRGGMGVVYRAEDVRLRRPVALKFLPPLLHGDADAAERLRAEARAASALDHPNICTVHDVGETEDGLLFIAMAFVPGETLHRRIERGPLAPSEALDLAVQLARALARAHTAGIVHRDVKPANVLVTPEGVVKLVDFGVAKVADVHLTKGGATVGTVAYMSPEQARGDAVDARADVWALGVVLYEMLSGARPFRGAYEQAVVYSLLNEEPPPLAAAVPEALARVVARCLEKDPAARYPDGQAVLADLEAVQRGGAVATRRRFHFPAWAGVGVLALVTLIAAFVWFGSGSSEDGAEARDVAVLPFANIGGDPANQAFIDGLAYTIGATLSGMEQFADRLSVLPTAEALAAKVSTPSEAARTLGANLVVSGSVQRAAERVRLTLDLYDADAGRRLGSRILDKSMADVLALQDSVALILAALLDLELSTAAERALRAGGTSDPGAFDYYTQARGYLQRYEDERNIDSAVRLFRRAIEADSSYALAWAGLGEAYWRRYEATRDPQWVERASEAGERAAALGGDLAPVRVTLGIVYKGTGRYEAAERELRRALALDSTNAEAHRHLAATYYYLGRPEDAEAAYRKAIALKPGYWAFYNSLGFFYHVQGRHEEALSVYRRVVELRPDNPWGYNNVGAQYHNLGRLDSAVVWYRRAAEVNPSATGPTASAYKNIGQIHARNRDYAQAARMHERALAIDSTDAETWAYLAEAYFRDGEEARARAAWRRMIALDSQTLRVNPNDENALVGLAVSHARIGQADSARVALQRLAGLAQVRPGVLHDMAVVYEIVGDRERALEYIEQGLRQGLQRADVEASPDLDALRSDPRYRELLQALSASQG
- a CDS encoding ATP-binding protein, which translates into the protein MTISSEEASRLLSETIQDLVCLHEPDGTYLWVSPSCRDLLGYDPGELIGTPHLALVHPQDQQAAQAQRSESALDGAVPSVAASGMAEYRIRRRDGDYVWFETRTRTIRGDDGEVLRLQTNSRDVTERRRAADELRRSEELLGSVLASSLDGVMAFDSVRDDEGHVVDFTFRLVNPAAEAAVGRSSADLIGKRLLEELPGNRDEGLFDMYCEVVETGEPQSAEFFYDHDGIRAWFQNTAVKRGDGFAVTFRVVTEQKEAEETLRKSEERLRLLLQVTSHQSGTLDEQIHEALGLATGLLDLDIGILSQVEDGIYTVSHVFAPETELAPGQTFALGQTYCSLTLDRDGLVAVDHMGSSEYSGHPCYHAFGLEAYIGMPIQVGGRLYGTLNFSSPAARPRPFTDLDRNFLLLLGRWLSHAIEQQRNGDALRRSEENLASAQRIAHLGSWEWDLQTGAHAWSDELYRLYGLDPDDPPADLAAAAVRGAHPEDRPLVEFEFETVLNTPPEEAGIPTRPAFEYRIPAEDGSLRYVRCLSRTVLDERGGFTAIGTVQDVTEEKKNEQLKNEFISIVSHELRTPLTSIAGSLRLIASQTAGAVSAPVQGMLDIAQRNSDRLVRLINDILDVQKVEAGGLRLQLEPHALADLLASAVEANAGYGERREVQLVLHPVPDVEVRADSDRFMQVMANLLSNAMKFSPAQGEVAVTARATNGGVRIEVTDHGPGIPAAFHSRLFDPFAQADSSSTRNKEGTGLGLNIAKSLVELHGGRIGFETEIGVGTTFHIDLPAEARQSPGEEPTWARILVVEDDTGAAHLMSMILRQDGFLVDTAGTIEAARGCLAERRYAALTLDLRLPDGDGLTLLSEVRAQTPTLPVVVVSVEADIRRRALEGTAIPLVDWLDKPFRRKRLVDSVRQALRSVPAPRILHVEDDADCAAVTAHMLAGLGEVTPAPTLAAARALLAAERFDLLLLDLGLPDGDGLDLLGTALPLPPTVIYSAREPGEVEGLRPYGAIVKGRTDDAEFLRIIRDAVGRYTVPDAGALPRGATA